In the Candidatus Margulisiibacteriota bacterium genome, one interval contains:
- a CDS encoding branched-chain amino acid ABC transporter permease — MIDFILLILIYTGIYSLLSLGLNLVTGKTGLLSLCHAAFFAIGAYTTAIVMTKFGHSYLVALILSMFMAGFLGLLIGIPTLRLRGDYLAIATLGFGEIIKNIILNWDSLTRGPMGINNIPVLQIFSSWFSSTNKLFFVLLIWILVLIIMALLTGLAKSRFGRAMEAIREDETAARAMGLNTSIYKVTAFTLGAIIAGIAGNLWAVYNQSVTPQTFDFMLSIMILCMVVLGGLGQYKGAILGTLIIVITSEIPRLLGFSYLIPAQFNQILFGLILVLTMIYRPQGLLKEK, encoded by the coding sequence ATGATTGATTTTATTCTGTTAATTCTGATATATACCGGTATATATTCACTGCTTTCCCTGGGATTAAATCTGGTTACAGGTAAAACCGGACTCCTGTCCCTGTGCCATGCAGCATTTTTTGCTATAGGAGCGTATACAACCGCTATTGTTATGACAAAATTTGGACATAGCTATCTTGTGGCCTTAATTCTATCAATGTTCATGGCCGGTTTTTTAGGGCTCCTGATAGGCATCCCCACTTTAAGGCTCAGAGGAGATTATCTGGCCATAGCTACATTAGGATTTGGAGAAATTATAAAAAATATTATTCTGAATTGGGATTCCTTAACCAGAGGTCCGATGGGTATAAATAATATTCCGGTTTTACAAATATTTTCCTCCTGGTTTTCTTCAACAAACAAATTGTTTTTTGTATTACTGATCTGGATTCTTGTATTAATAATTATGGCTTTACTCACAGGTTTGGCCAAATCTAGATTTGGCAGAGCCATGGAAGCTATCAGAGAAGATGAAACAGCCGCAAGGGCTATGGGGTTAAATACATCTATATATAAAGTCACAGCTTTCACCCTGGGTGCAATTATTGCCGGTATAGCCGGGAACTTATGGGCAGTTTACAACCAGTCTGTTACTCCTCAAACATTTGATTTTATGCTATCGATAATGATTTTATGCATGGTTGTATTAGGAGGGCTTGGACAATATAAAGGGGCAATATTAGGTACATTAATTATTGTCATAACATCAGAAATTCCAAGATTGCTAGGATTTTCTTATCTTATTCCTGCGCAATTTAATCAGATTCTGTTCGGATTAATTTTGGTTTTAACAATGATATACAGACCACAAGGTTTACTAAAAGAAAAATAA
- a CDS encoding ABC transporter ATP-binding protein, with translation MSILYTKNLRKEFGGVIAISDLDINIEKNKITGVIGPNGAGKTTLFNIISGFDDPTEGFIFFKGQDITRKKPHKITRLGIARTFQNIRLFKDMSVLDNVKIGRHFKGTHLPGPINKLFLMSGIKNEEKDIQQKSEYWLDYFNLSDFKGYKAKDLPYGKQKELEIARAMATEPYILFLDEPAAGLNHTETEHLMSIIIKLQKLDVTIVIIEHDMKLIMGICNNIVVLNYGQKIAEGTPREIQKNIQVIEAYLGKEND, from the coding sequence ATGTCCATATTATATACAAAAAACTTAAGAAAAGAATTTGGTGGCGTTATAGCCATATCAGATTTGGACATAAATATAGAAAAAAATAAAATTACGGGGGTAATAGGACCGAATGGAGCCGGCAAGACCACATTGTTTAATATAATCAGTGGTTTCGATGACCCAACAGAAGGTTTTATATTTTTTAAAGGACAGGACATTACCCGTAAAAAACCTCATAAGATAACAAGGCTGGGGATAGCCCGAACATTTCAAAATATACGACTATTTAAGGATATGTCAGTTTTGGATAATGTAAAAATAGGGAGACATTTTAAAGGCACACATCTTCCCGGTCCAATAAATAAATTATTCTTAATGTCCGGTATAAAAAATGAGGAAAAAGACATCCAGCAAAAATCAGAGTACTGGTTAGACTATTTCAATTTATCTGACTTCAAAGGTTATAAGGCTAAAGATTTACCGTATGGTAAACAAAAAGAACTGGAAATAGCCAGAGCTATGGCAACCGAACCATATATTTTATTTTTGGACGAACCGGCTGCCGGTTTAAACCATACAGAGACAGAACACCTTATGTCTATTATTATTAAGTTACAAAAACTTGATGTAACAATAGTAATTATAGAGCATGACATGAAACTGATCATGGGCATATGTAATAATATTGTCGTTCTAAATTACGGTCAAAAAATTGCTGAAGGTACTCCACGTGAAATTCAAAAAAATATACAGGTTATAGAAGCATATTTAGGGAAAGAAAATGACTGA
- a CDS encoding ABC transporter ATP-binding protein — protein MTDKLRIDNMTVNYGQTKILENISMHINSSEIICLIGSNGAGKSTLLKAIMGIIPPVYGHITYNTNMDITKLSTHKIVELGICLVPEGRQIFSEMTIQENLEMGAFLIKNKKNIKTLLDRNYELFPVLYDRRKQKAGYLSGGEQQMLAIGRALMNSPKILLLDEPSLGLAPLMSKNIFDKINEIRDINKTSIILIEQNAKMALIISDRGYILENGQITLEGKCSTLLESPQIKTAYLGG, from the coding sequence ATGACTGATAAATTGCGAATAGACAACATGACGGTTAATTATGGCCAAACTAAAATTCTGGAAAATATTTCCATGCATATTAACAGCAGCGAAATAATATGTTTAATTGGTAGTAACGGTGCCGGCAAATCCACATTATTAAAAGCTATCATGGGCATAATACCACCAGTATACGGCCATATAACTTATAATACAAATATGGACATTACCAAATTGTCCACACATAAAATTGTAGAACTGGGCATATGTCTGGTACCTGAGGGCAGACAGATATTCAGTGAGATGACTATACAGGAAAATCTGGAAATGGGTGCTTTCCTGATAAAAAATAAGAAAAATATCAAAACTTTACTGGACAGGAATTATGAGTTATTTCCAGTTCTTTATGATCGTAGAAAACAAAAAGCAGGCTATTTATCCGGTGGCGAGCAACAAATGCTGGCCATAGGAAGAGCACTTATGAACAGTCCAAAAATATTATTGCTAGATGAGCCGAGCCTTGGACTCGCTCCATTAATGTCCAAAAATATTTTTGACAAAATAAATGAAATCAGGGATATAAACAAGACATCAATTATTCTAATCGAACAAAACGCGAAAATGGCATTAATAATATCTGACAGGGGTTATATATTAGAAAACGGACAAATAACACTTGAAGGGAAATGTTCTACCCTACTTGAAAGTCCACAAATTAAAACGGCATATCTCGGGGGCTGA
- a CDS encoding polysaccharide deacetylase family protein, which yields MFAIKLYKYPIKVYLLTILLFICPFSFTKTNNIEILQTYIQSRYKDKVPLLWGEHIPGIKTKLDTNQKVIALSLDACGSPHDNYDSDLIDYLIKNKIPATLFINSRWITKYKEIFLMLANTSLFEIENHGTFHKPCSVAGRSVYGIKGTESPSEIVSEIEINSEMLSEYTGHNPKFYRSGTAYYDDVALDIVHSLGYEAIGFSILGDAGSTYSKEQVKEALVKASAGDIVILHMNHKESETAEGVMEAIPVLLKNGYKFVKLEDFLLR from the coding sequence ATGTTCGCGATAAAGTTATATAAATATCCGATTAAAGTTTATCTGTTAACAATCTTGTTATTTATATGCCCGTTTTCTTTTACAAAAACAAACAATATTGAAATTTTACAGACATATATTCAATCCAGATATAAAGATAAAGTTCCCCTGCTTTGGGGAGAACATATACCGGGAATAAAAACAAAACTAGACACAAATCAAAAAGTTATTGCCTTAAGCCTTGATGCCTGTGGTTCTCCACATGATAATTATGATTCGGACTTAATTGATTACCTGATTAAAAATAAAATACCAGCTACTTTATTTATTAATTCACGCTGGATAACCAAATATAAAGAAATATTTTTAATGCTCGCCAATACAAGTTTATTTGAGATCGAAAACCATGGAACTTTTCATAAACCATGCTCGGTAGCCGGAAGAAGTGTTTATGGTATAAAAGGGACAGAAAGTCCTTCGGAAATTGTGTCAGAAATTGAGATAAATAGTGAAATGCTCTCTGAATATACCGGACATAATCCAAAATTCTATAGATCAGGCACAGCATATTATGATGATGTAGCTTTGGACATTGTCCATAGTTTGGGATATGAAGCGATAGGTTTTAGTATATTAGGAGATGCCGGATCTACTTATTCAAAAGAGCAAGTTAAAGAGGCTTTAGTGAAAGCTTCTGCAGGTGACATTGTCATTCTTCATATGAACCATAAAGAAAGTGAAACAGCAGAGGGAGTAATGGAAGCTATACCTGTACTTCTTAAAAATGGTTATAAATTTGTTAAACTGGAAGACTTTTTACTCAGATAA